AGCCGACCGTGGCATGGGTGGGCAGCAGTCCGATGGCGCAGGTCGCGCCGCCCATCATCAGCAGACTCAGGATCAGCAGCTTCTTACGGCCGAGCCGGTCGCCGTAGTGGCCGAAGACCAGGGCGCCGACCGGCCGGGCGGCGAAGCCGACCGCGTAGGTCAGGAACGACAGCAGCGTGCCGACGAGCGGGTCGGAGTCCGGGAAGAAGAGCTTGTTGAAGACGAGCGCGGCGGCCGAGCCGTAGAGGAAGAAGTCGTACCACTCGATGGTGGTGCCGATCAGGCTCGCGGCGACGATACGGCGCAGTGAGCCGGGCGGGGTCGGGGGAGCGGAGGCCGGAGAATCCGGGGTAGGCATGGGTCACCACTTCCGAGCGAGGTGCGGGGACGGTTTTGTGTTGCCACACCGTAGAAATGCGCAGTTCAGCTCGGATATGTAGGCGGGCGACATACTTCACCCGGCCCCTGTGGTGACACGCCCTTCCTCGAACGTTCTGTGCCGGCCCGCCCCGGAGACCCTCTAGTCGGGGCGTCCCGTGCGCGGCCGCCGTACCTTGCCGAGCTGGAGCATGGCGGCGTTGAGCTCGTCAGGGGTGAGCGAGGGGGCCGGGAGCGGATGGGACCCCTCGGGGCGCAGCCCGTCGAGCAGGAGGGCCAGATAGCGGCGCCAGGCCAGTGGCGCGGCCACGGTCGAGCCGGGGACCGCGCGGCCGAGCGCGGCCAGCATGAACTGGAGGTCCTCCGCGGTGGCGTCCGCCCGGACCTTGCCCTGCTCCTGGGCGCGGCTCAGAAGGTCCTCGAGCGTCTTGTGGTTCTCCTTACGGAGTGCGTCGAGCGAGGGGACGCCCTGGATGCCGGTGGTCATCAGGTCGTTGGTGCCCCGGTCGGCGGCGAGCAGCCCGAAGATGCGCTCCAGGTAGGCTGTGAGCCCGGCCCAGGCGTCGGTCGCGGAGCGGGCCTCCTCGGCGGCCCGCAGAATGTCCCGAAGGGAATCGCCGAATACCGCCTCGATGAGTTCCGCCCGGCCGGCGAAGCGCCGGTAGAGGGTGGCGCTGCCGACTCCGGCCCGACGGGCGATGTCGTCGAGCGGGGCGTCCACACCCTGATCCGTGTAGATCTCCCGGGCGGCAGCTATCAGCATCTCGCGGTTGCGCC
This genomic interval from Streptomyces asiaticus contains the following:
- a CDS encoding TetR/AcrR family transcriptional regulator, which encodes MGSRVEKETPLRRDARRNREMLIAAAREIYTDQGVDAPLDDIARRAGVGSATLYRRFAGRAELIEAVFGDSLRDILRAAEEARSATDAWAGLTAYLERIFGLLAADRGTNDLMTTGIQGVPSLDALRKENHKTLEDLLSRAQEQGKVRADATAEDLQFMLAALGRAVPGSTVAAPLAWRRYLALLLDGLRPEGSHPLPAPSLTPDELNAAMLQLGKVRRPRTGRPD